The genomic region TCGTAATAGAAGCCGTCCTCCTCGTCCCACAACCCATCGTGACCATCCATGCTCTTGTTGATGGCGTCGGCGATGTAGATGAAGTGCTCGAAGAACTTGGTGGCCACATCCTCGTAGGCCGGTTGGTGGCGGGCCAGTTCGAGGGCGATGGCCAGCATATTCAGGCAGTACATCCCCATCCAGGCGGTGCCATCGGCCTGCTCCAGATGCCCGCCCGTGGGCAGGGGAGCGCTGCGGTCAAACACGCCGATGTTGTCCAAACCCAAAAAGCCGCCCTGGAAGACATTGCGCCCCTCGGCATCCTTGCGGTTCACCCACCAGGTGAAATTGAGCAGCAGTTTGTGGAAGACGCGTTCGAGAAAGACGACATCGGCCACCCCCGTGACCTTGCGCGTGATCTTGTAGACGCGCCAGGCGGCCCAGGCATGGACGGGCGGGTTGACGTCGCCGAAGTTCCATTCGTAGGCCGGGATCTGGCCGTTGGGGTGCATGTACCATTCGCGCAACAGCAGCACCAGCTGGCGTTTGGCCCATTCGGGGTCGATGAGCGCCATCGGCAGCATGTGAAAGGCCAGGTCCCAGGCGGCAAACCAGGGATACTCCCACTTGTCGGGCATCGAGAGGACATCGGTATTGAAAAAATGCCCCCAATCGCTGTTGCGCCCGTGGCGGCGGGCGGCGGGCGGCGGCGATGTGGCCGGGTCGCCGTTTAGCCACAACTCGACCGAGTAGTGATAGAACTGCTTGCTCCACAGCAAGCCGGCAAAAGCCTGGCGCTGGACGCGGCGCGCGTCTTCGCCCAGGTCGGGGCGCTGCACCACGGCATAGAACTCATCCGCCTCGGCCCGGCGCTGCTCGAAGATGGCATCGAAATCGGCGAAGGGCGCCTCTAGAGGCCGGTCCGAAAGCCGCACCCACACCTCCTTGCTGCCTCCGGCCGGGATGACGCCCCGGAAGTGCGCCGCCGCCTTGCTCCCTCGCCCCTCAGGATTCACCCGATCCCAGCGCCCCTGCACCACCGCCTCGTGAAAGCCGTCCTTGACGAAGGGACTCTCGTTGCGGACGCCCCAGAGCCGCTCGCTGTTGGTCTCGTTTTCGGTGAAGAGCAATGGCAGCGCCTCCTGCCCGGCTGGATGATGGACATACCACCAGCGGTCGCCCAGGTGCGGCGAGGTGGTGAAGATGGCGTTGGGCGCCACGGTCTGCAAGACCAGCCGCGGCCGGCCATAGCCCCAGCCCCAGGTCTTTCGATACCAGAACTGGGGGAGGATATGCAGCGGGGCCGGGTCGGGGCCGCGATTGATGGCGGTGATGCGGCAGAGGAGGTCTTCCTGACCGGCTTTGGCGTAGTCGATAAAGACATCGAAATAGCGCCCGGCGGCGAAAGCCGATCTCAGGGCGTCGATCAGCTCGAATTCGGGCTGGTCGCGACCGCGGCGCCGGTTCTCGGCCACCAACAGGCCGTAGGGATAGCCGGCTTGGGGGTATTTGTACAGCATCCGGGCGTAGGAATGCGTCGGCGTATTGTCGAGATAGAAGTACTGCTCCTTCACATCCTCGCCGTGGTTGCCTTCTGGCCCGGCCAGCCCAAACAGCCGCTCCTTGAGGATGGGGTCGCGCTCGTTCCACAGCGCCACAGCCAGACAGAGATTCTGAAAGCGATTGCAGAAACCGCCCAGGCCGTCCTCGTTCCAACGGTAGGCGCGACTGCGGGCGTGGTCGTGCGGGAAATCGTTCCAGGCGTCGCCGCTGGCGCTGTAATCCTCGCGCACCGTGCCCCAGGCGCGCTCACTCAGATACGGGCCCCAGTGCTTCCAGTCGGCCCGCCGCGCCTCAGAATCGGCCAGGCGCTGGTGTTCGGCGGTGAGAATGGGCGTCATGGGCTTGCCTCGATGCGGGAACTCCCAGAGATGATGTAGAGATGGCTAGCCAAAGGAATGATACTCGGGCCTGAAACGTGAGGCGTGAAACGTGAAACGTGAGGCGTGAGGCGTGAGGCGGGAGGCGTGAAACGTGAGGCGTGAGGCGTGAGGCGGGAGGCGGGAGGCGTGAGGCGGGAGGCGTGAGGCGGGAGGCGGGAGGCGGGAGGCGTAAAACGTGAGGCGGGAGGCGGGAGGCGTGAGGCGTAAAACGTGAGGCGTGAGGCGTGAGGCGTGAAAATCGCCGACGTTTTCTCACGTTTCACGTTTCACGCATCACGTTTCACGGTTTACGACCTTCATAACAAATCAACCTGGCGGTCGATCAATATATTGGCGGGCCGTCAGCCGAACAGCCCGGCTGCCAGCCAGTAGTGGGCGTAGAAGTCCGGCCAGAAGACCTGCGAACGCTCGGCCAGCCGCTGCTTCTCGGCCCCGACAATCCAGTACACCAGGTCGCTCTGGCTCATCTCCAGCCCGAACTCCTCACGCAGAGGCGGCTGCAGGTGGGCAGCGTACCACAGCGGCCATTCGGGGTCGTAGCCATCGGTTTCGAGATAGGCGCGATGGTGGGCCTTGCCGGTTTCAAGTAGCAGGGCGCTCAGGCGTGCAGCCTGGGGGTGGGGTTCCATGGCCAGGGCGGAGAGGGTGGGGGGGGTCAGGATGGGTTCATGGTCAGGATCGGCGCCAGCATCACCAGGGCGATGACCATCGCCCACACAGCCGGGGCTGACGTTGACAGTTGTTCTTTGCGCTGGGCGATGCGGGCCGCACGCACCTGCCGGCGGGGAATCCACCACGGATTATAGTGCGCTTCGAGCAGATGAAAGGTCACGCCCAAACCGGCGCCATACAGCAAATGCCCGATCAGGCTGGCGATCAGACCCGCAGCCACGGCCAACGACCATTGCGGCGGCTTGCCCAGTAGGATGGGCATGAGCGTGAGGGGACCGAGAATCCACCAGAAAAAGCCATAGGATAGACCCCACCCCAAGCCCGACCCGAAATCATAGCTCTGACGCTGGAATAGTAGACCATAGCTGGCGCCGATCAGGATGGAGATGACCAGGTGAACGATCAGGCCGGTCCACGGCGACGTGGCGTCGATCAGACTGGCGACGGCCGGCAAAAAGCCGATCTGCACCATGATGATGGTAAAAAGCAGCCCACCCACCACGCCCGCGACCACACCCCGTCCCAACGCCCTCAAACCGCGCGCGCCGGCGCCCTCATTTTGCAGATCACCAGCGATGTCGGTGAAGAGGATGCGCGCCAGCTCGCCCAGCCAACGGTAGAACAGGCCCAAGGCCGCACCCAGGAGCAAGAAGCCCGGCAGAAAGGCGAAACTCGAACGGGCGTCGTCAAGCGACCAAGCGAGGTGGCCATCATAAAGCAAAGGGATCAGCGTTTGTGCGCCTGCCACCCACCAGATGAAACCATAGACGAGGCCGCGCGCCAAGCCAACACCGCCGCTGGCTCCGGCCAAAGGATAGAGAAGCGCGAAGGTCAGACCGGCAAGCAGGCCGGTCGCTATCAGCAGCACCCAACCCACCCAGGCAGAGGGCTGGTGCATCATCATGGCAAAGGCCAGCAACTGGCCCTGATCGTCGAGCAGAGCGCCCACCAGCCAGGCCGCCAACAGACCGGCTGCCGCCCCGCGCAGCAAGCCGCCGCTGGCGATGCCCCGGCTTGCGCGGCTGTGGTCGCGCCGCAGCCAGGCCAACGCCAGCGAAGTGGCGGTCCCGTACCACAAATAGGCGACGAGAAAAGGAAAGGCAGACTGAGCCGCGCTCAGGTTCCAGTGCAACCCCTGGCCCCACAGCAGCGGCAGCGCGGTGAGGGGGCCGAGGAACCACAAGGCCACGCCGTAAGCCAGACCCCAGTACAGCATTTCGCCCGCTTCCGGGCGCTGCTGCCAGACCAACAGGCCGAAGCCGGCGCCAACCAGAGCGGCCATCAGCATGTGGAAGCCAAATCCAACCAGAGGAGAGGCGGCCCCAACCCAGGCTGCGATCTCGGGCAGAAGACCGAGCAATGCCAGCGCCGCCCCAGACAACAGGCCGCCAACCAGACCTGCCAGGGCGCCGGACAGCACGATGCGGCGCGAGAGTGGGGAATTTACGTCTGTCTTCATCGTTGTCGATCCGTGTCCACTTGGGTTGGGGGAAGATGATTTGCATCGTCGGTGAGGACGATATCTCGGGGGAAGAAGAGGTCGATCGTCCAATCCAGCGCCACTCGCAGCTTCTTCTCAGCGCCCGGCAGTTTGCTCCAGTAGATCGAGCGCCACATGATCCAGGCCAACAGACCGGAAAAACGCCGACCGCGAATCTCGGCCACGGCCGTGCGCGTGCCCAACGAAGCCAACAAACCGATGGCCTGAAAGCGGAAGGGTTTGGGTGGCTTGCCAGCCAGCACGGCAGCGATGTTGTCGGCCACGGCCTTGCCCTCGCGCAGGGCGTGTTGGGCCGTAGGTGGATAGAAGCCACCCCCATCGAAAGGCGTGGGGATAGCGGCGGCGTCGCCAATGGCCCAGACGTTGGTCAAACCCTGCACCCGCATGGCGCCATCGGTGAGCACGGCGCCGCGGGCATCGTGCTCGCAAGGCAGGGTTTGCAGGATGGGAGGTGGTTGACTTCCGGCCGTCCAGATCAGGGTGCGGGTGGGCAGAGGCTGGCGCCCCTTGAACAGCACCGCCGAAGGAGTGGCCCCCGCCACACGCACCTCCAACATGAACTCGATCCCCCGCGCCGCCATCTTCGCCCGGGCATACCCCGCCAGCTTCTCGCTCAGTTCGGGCAGGATGCGGTCGCGCGAATGAATCATGACGAAGCGCGGTTCATCTGGGTCGATGTTAGGGTAGTAGCGCAAAATGCTGTGCACCATGTCGTGCAGGGCCGCCAACATCTCGGTTCCGGCAAAGCCGGCGCCGGCCACGACGAAGGTAAGCATGGCGCGTCGTTCGGCTTCGTCTGCTTCGACGTCGGCGCGCTCCAATTGCGTGATGACGTGGTTGCGCAGGCGGCTGGCGTCGGCAAGCGTCTTCAGGGGTAATGAATGGGCCTGGAGGCCGGGTAAACCATAATAATTGGCCACCGACCCCACCGCCAGCACCAAGTGATCATAGACGATCGTCTGGGAAGGTGCGCCGGCATGGGCGCGCACGTTGACAGTCCGGGCTGCGGCATCGATGACCTCGGCCGTAGCGTGAATGACCTGGGTGTCGGGGATGGCGGCCCGCAACGGGGCGCTGATGTGCTGAGCCTCAAGTTCGCCTGAAGCAACCTCGGAGAGCATGGGTGTATGCAGAAGATAGTTGCTTTGGCTGACCAAGGTCACCTCGACGCCGGGAAAGCGGCGCAGGATGTGTTCGAAGCGTTGGGCGGCGCTCAGTCCGCCGTAGCCGCCGCCCAAAATGACGATGCGGGTGGCCAGCGTGGTGGTCGCGTCGGTCTCGATTTCGGGCGCCGGAAAGCGCCGCAGATAGCCGGCAACGAAAAGGTGTGAGAGGAAGCCAAGCAACCCGCCAAAAGATAGATACCCCAGCAACAAGGAATAGCTGCTGGCTGCCTCGGCCAACGACCAGGTCGGCCCGCGTCCCATTGCCAGCGGCGTCAGCGTGAGCGGGACGATGATCCACCACACCAAGCCAAGCATGAGGCCATGGCTGATAGCGGCGGCGTGGCCCCGCGGCTGAAAGCGAAAAAGGGCGCCAAAGGCCGCCCCGACCAACGCTGAGACACCCAAATGCAGCACCAGCCCTGCCCCCAACGCTGGCAAGCCCACCAAACCGGAGAACTGCGCCATCATCACCTGCGTCTGCATGGCCCAACCCAGGGCAAGCCCGGCCAGTAGACCGGCCAGCGCGCCGGCTAGTGCATCACGACGAAGGCTGGACATGACGGCTCCTGCTAAACCAACCCGCGCTGGCGGGCGGCGTGAAGAACGGCGATAACGGTCATGCTGTCGCGGATCTCGCTGGCAAGCACCATCGCCAGCACCTGGTCGAACGGCAGGATGCCGACTTCCAGAAACTCGGTCTCATCGGGCTTTGCCTCCACCTGGCTCAGATTGCGGCCCAGGTAGAGATGGGCGACCTCGCGCATAATGGCTTTGGAGGTGTAGTAGGTGCTGAGCGGCTGCAGGTCGGCGGCATCGTAGCCGATCTCTTCGCGCGTCTCGCGGCGGGCGGCCTCCTCCAGGCTCTCGTCCGGCTTCACCCCGCCGGTCGGCATCTCCCAGCGCTGGCCCTCGCCGAAGACATAGCGATACTGGCGCACCATGACGACATGATCGGCGTCGATGAAGGGCAGGACGCCCACACACGGTTTGCATTCCACCACGCCGTAGATGGTCGTTTTGCCGTTGGGCATCTCGGCCACGTCTTCGCGCAGCCGCGTCCACGGGTTTTCGTAGACCAGACGGGAGGAGAGGGTTTTCCAGGGCAGGATGGACATGGGAGGGTCAAAATGCGGAGTCGAGCACGCCCACGTGCGAGTTCGCGGCGATCAAAAATCTAACGGTAGAAATCGATCCAACGGATCTCGAAGGCCCCGCCGGCGGAGGCCAGGAGGTCGGGCGGGAGCAGCACATCGAAGTAGCCATCGCCGAGACTCACATCCAGCCACAGCGGGCTGGCGGGCGAGAGTGACTGCCCGGCGGCATCGACCTGGCGCAGCGTCCGCTCCGGCACGCTGCTGATCGAAAGCTGCACCACGGCCTCGCCGGTCTTCAGCGTCAGTTCTTCCAGCCCGGCCAGATGCAGGCGCAGGAGCACAGGCTCCGGCCACGCCCCGGCCATCAGGCTCACCCGACCGGAGC from Caldilineales bacterium harbors:
- a CDS encoding DUF1440 domain-containing protein — protein: MKTDVNSPLSRRIVLSGALAGLVGGLLSGAALALLGLLPEIAAWVGAASPLVGFGFHMLMAALVGAGFGLLVWQQRPEAGEMLYWGLAYGVALWFLGPLTALPLLWGQGLHWNLSAAQSAFPFLVAYLWYGTATSLALAWLRRDHSRASRGIASGGLLRGAAAGLLAAWLVGALLDDQGQLLAFAMMMHQPSAWVGWVLLIATGLLAGLTFALLYPLAGASGGVGLARGLVYGFIWWVAGAQTLIPLLYDGHLAWSLDDARSSFAFLPGFLLLGAALGLFYRWLGELARILFTDIAGDLQNEGAGARGLRALGRGVVAGVVGGLLFTIIMVQIGFLPAVASLIDATSPWTGLIVHLVISILIGASYGLLFQRQSYDFGSGLGWGLSYGFFWWILGPLTLMPILLGKPPQWSLAVAAGLIASLIGHLLYGAGLGVTFHLLEAHYNPWWIPRRQVRAARIAQRKEQLSTSAPAVWAMVIALVMLAPILTMNPS
- a CDS encoding NAD(P)/FAD-dependent oxidoreductase; its protein translation is MSSLRRDALAGALAGLLAGLALGWAMQTQVMMAQFSGLVGLPALGAGLVLHLGVSALVGAAFGALFRFQPRGHAAAISHGLMLGLVWWIIVPLTLTPLAMGRGPTWSLAEAASSYSLLLGYLSFGGLLGFLSHLFVAGYLRRFPAPEIETDATTTLATRIVILGGGYGGLSAAQRFEHILRRFPGVEVTLVSQSNYLLHTPMLSEVASGELEAQHISAPLRAAIPDTQVIHATAEVIDAAARTVNVRAHAGAPSQTIVYDHLVLAVGSVANYYGLPGLQAHSLPLKTLADASRLRNHVITQLERADVEADEAERRAMLTFVVAGAGFAGTEMLAALHDMVHSILRYYPNIDPDEPRFVMIHSRDRILPELSEKLAGYARAKMAARGIEFMLEVRVAGATPSAVLFKGRQPLPTRTLIWTAGSQPPPILQTLPCEHDARGAVLTDGAMRVQGLTNVWAIGDAAAIPTPFDGGGFYPPTAQHALREGKAVADNIAAVLAGKPPKPFRFQAIGLLASLGTRTAVAEIRGRRFSGLLAWIMWRSIYWSKLPGAEKKLRVALDWTIDLFFPRDIVLTDDANHLPPTQVDTDRQR
- a CDS encoding NUDIX hydrolase → MSILPWKTLSSRLVYENPWTRLREDVAEMPNGKTTIYGVVECKPCVGVLPFIDADHVVMVRQYRYVFGEGQRWEMPTGGVKPDESLEEAARRETREEIGYDAADLQPLSTYYTSKAIMREVAHLYLGRNLSQVEAKPDETEFLEVGILPFDQVLAMVLASEIRDSMTVIAVLHAARQRGLV